One window of Paenibacillus sp. FSL K6-3182 genomic DNA carries:
- a CDS encoding sensor histidine kinase, whose product MMVRFLRSGKWELIGMFVIASTVSLILGAVVWNGLLDEVNKTEVRLGAASVFLLVSVAFGYWAAQRIGRRIDTLHLSLKQASNGNFGVRITEGGHNSFNEVYREFNELAQQMEEKMKWLQVRGEEYVMTESASNEAAVLEERKRLARDLHDTVSQQLFAIHMCASSLPKLQQVDRERADSVLEQLVNMSNLAQKQMRNFIAQLRPMELEGRTLYEALDKWFPDYCRQNNLQGELEWRLKERLSEAKEHQLFLIVQEAMANIVKHASAKGCTLTMADTERQVSMILQDDGVGFKVDEVRRGSYGLSTMQERAQKLGGAAEIWSKSGSGTRVKVTIPKM is encoded by the coding sequence ATGATGGTTCGGTTTTTGAGGAGCGGAAAGTGGGAGCTCATCGGAATGTTTGTCATCGCATCAACTGTGTCTCTAATACTTGGAGCGGTGGTCTGGAATGGACTCTTAGATGAAGTCAATAAGACGGAAGTGCGCCTAGGGGCTGCCTCCGTCTTCCTCCTTGTCAGCGTGGCGTTCGGTTACTGGGCGGCACAGCGCATTGGACGCCGAATTGATACGCTTCATTTATCGCTGAAGCAAGCATCAAACGGCAACTTCGGTGTTCGGATTACTGAGGGCGGTCATAATTCATTTAATGAGGTTTACCGCGAGTTTAATGAGCTCGCTCAGCAGATGGAAGAAAAGATGAAATGGCTGCAAGTACGCGGCGAAGAGTATGTGATGACGGAGTCTGCTTCTAATGAAGCGGCAGTGCTCGAGGAGCGCAAGCGTTTGGCAAGGGATTTGCATGATACGGTAAGCCAGCAGTTATTCGCTATCCATATGTGCGCTTCATCGCTTCCAAAGCTGCAGCAGGTTGATCGCGAACGTGCGGATTCTGTGCTCGAGCAGCTCGTCAATATGTCTAATTTGGCTCAGAAACAAATGAGGAATTTCATCGCTCAGTTGCGGCCTATGGAGCTTGAAGGTCGAACTTTATATGAAGCGCTTGATAAGTGGTTCCCTGATTATTGCCGCCAAAACAATTTGCAAGGTGAGCTGGAATGGCGCTTGAAGGAGCGTTTATCCGAAGCGAAGGAGCATCAGCTTTTTCTTATCGTCCAAGAAGCGATGGCGAATATCGTAAAGCATGCAAGCGCAAAGGGCTGCACGCTGACAATGGCAGATACGGAACGGCAGGTTAGCATGATTTTGCAGGATGATGGAGTTGGCTTCAAGGTAGATGAGGTAAGACGCGGCTCATATGGACTGTCTACGATGCAGGAGAGAGCACAGAAGCTTGGCGGTGCAGCCGAAATTTGGAGCAAGTCTGGGAGCGGGACGAGGGTAAAGGTTACGATACCAAAAATGTAG
- the liaF gene encoding cell wall-active antibiotics response protein LiaF, with protein sequence MNGNFANRLFTGLIIIAVGVLFLLNQTGHVTFDIGDLFSTYWPVIIMIVGIRGLLSSRTYGSGSSWWGAIVLLIGCVFLGRNLNLFSWSIGDIIPYIWPIVVILVGINIIWRPRSKRQTPPTDDWKSYRPYTDEASVPPAPPLHPDPTKQPVDTHTKEEKQESDSKKPYDDFSATKKEYKEWKHHHKSEYKKNEKEWKRNHKEHVEWWNHNDSNVQNRSGFIGDIHIGHDYWDLKPLNISHFIGDTVLDLTKAQVSMGETKIHVSSFIGDVKVYVPNDYEVGVQVVSSAFIGDVKVLGQKEGGLFTNINIQSPTYQEANKKIKLVVSTFIGDVRVTKVG encoded by the coding sequence ATGAACGGAAACTTCGCAAACCGGTTATTCACCGGGTTAATCATCATTGCAGTTGGCGTCTTGTTTTTACTGAATCAAACGGGTCATGTGACCTTCGATATTGGAGATTTATTTTCTACCTATTGGCCTGTAATCATTATGATTGTAGGTATTCGCGGATTGTTGTCCAGCAGAACGTACGGCTCGGGTTCGAGCTGGTGGGGCGCGATTGTCCTATTAATCGGATGTGTATTTTTGGGACGCAATTTAAACTTGTTCTCATGGTCTATTGGCGACATCATTCCTTACATTTGGCCAATCGTTGTGATTTTGGTCGGGATCAATATTATTTGGAGACCAAGATCAAAACGCCAAACTCCGCCAACAGATGATTGGAAATCATACCGCCCTTACACAGATGAAGCATCTGTTCCGCCAGCGCCGCCTCTTCACCCTGATCCAACGAAGCAGCCTGTGGATACGCACACTAAGGAAGAGAAGCAGGAAAGCGATTCAAAAAAACCATATGATGATTTTTCTGCCACCAAGAAAGAGTATAAGGAATGGAAACATCACCATAAATCAGAATACAAAAAAAATGAAAAAGAATGGAAACGAAATCATAAGGAACATGTGGAGTGGTGGAACCATAATGATTCCAATGTGCAGAATCGCTCCGGGTTTATTGGGGATATTCATATCGGTCATGATTATTGGGATTTAAAGCCGCTTAATATTTCCCATTTCATCGGTGATACCGTGCTTGATTTAACAAAAGCGCAAGTATCCATGGGCGAAACCAAAATTCATGTATCTTCATTTATAGGCGATGTAAAGGTATACGTTCCGAATGATTACGAAGTAGGCGTACAGGTTGTATCAAGCGCCTTTATTGGAGATGTGAAGGTGCTTGGCCAGAAAGAAGGCGGATTGTTTACGAATATCAATATTCAATCGCCAACTTATCAGGAAGCTAACAAAAAAATTAAGCTGGTCGTCAGCACGTTTATCGGAGATGTTCGTGTTACAAAGGTAGGGTGA